The window ACTGCAGTTCAATGCTTGATCATAAAAGGAATAAATGAAAGTTATTGTTCGGCAGGACAGTGCAGAGATCTTTTTTCTTCAATGGCAAATACATGAAAAAATGCTGTAAGTTATCTTCCAATTAGCATCATAGTTTGAAACCTCTAATAAAGACCTATTTGATTGCAGTGATGCATTGGCATGTATTTGATGTGTGATATATCTGTCTTGCTCTTAGACAGGGCCCGCTTTGTAGCAAAGGTGTCGATCACAAAGAGCTCAACAAATAGATTTAACATTAACATTGCTCTCAAACCCCTGGATGGAAAGGTGGGGTTTAACGAATGAGAAATGGTGGGAGTTAAGGCCAGATGTTTGTGAGTCAAACATAACCTGTTATTTTCTTTTTACTTAAGAACTTAGTGTATTTGATCTCGTACAAAGCaattcacaaacactacattGATTAAGGAATGTTATTTTGACTTTACTGTCTGAAAAAGGCAGTGCTGGTTCGGCTGCTTTCATCTGAATAACGCTTCAATGTCTCACCTCGTTAGACAGTACATCTAACTTGCAAGAGGATTCCACAAAAAACACCAAGGGCTTAGGAAGCTGCCTGCTTCAGTAATGAATGTTGAAGCTGTTTTCATTCACCAGTCAGCCTAgtcacagagaggaaagagaagggttgtaaaaaataaaaagctaGCTCTGCCAACGGAAACATATTGATATAAGGGGCCCAAAATAGATGTTTTACCCCATGGGTAAGAGCACTGGAATCATCTTTCATTACTCTTCTTTCTGGATTTATTCACTTTGACATGTGCATGGAGCTCATGAATGACCAGGACATGTTAATTCATGTTTACCTCGGTGAATGTGTCTGTTACATGGTCTCAACAAGGGGTCTGGGAGAAGACACCCACAAAATAAAGACTTTTACATGGTTGATTATGCTCTGAAAATGGTTATCATGACCTACATCAGGGCAGGATTACGTAGTGCTCTCTGATGTATGCTGTGTGACATCCATGTAGTTGAGTCAATTTGGATTCCACAGTATGGATATCCATAGTAGAATTGGACACACAAAGCTACAGGGAGACCTACTTTATAAGAAACAACAAATACAGACTGCAGTTAAGGTAAAAAAAAACGATCTTGAACACCTGAAATTCCTGTGTATTTCCATTCATCCCCGTCTTCTATATGTGGATTTCCGTCTGACTGTGAAGATTTAACAGCCTTGGTgtcggaggggggagggctacAGAAACATCATTCAGGGAAGGATCCCTGCTGCTCAGTGTGCCTCTTAATTCTCTGACACTATAGTCAAACGCTGGTGTCAAGCCTGTCTGAGAATGTATCAGAGAATGTCATTATCCTCCCACGGCTGAAGTTGGACACACAGACCTCCGGCGCCGTGCCCCAACAGGTGTGTTCGGCGACAAtggcatcctcctcatcctcagctGCTGTACCCCTGGAGGGTGGTGACAAGAGGCCAGACCGCTCACGCCGTGGTCTGACCGCGGCTGTTGCTGTGGTAATCCACTCGATGCAGTGCAGAAGGGGTGGAAGTCGACATGAACCATCCGATTCAGAGGGAGGCCCCGAGGGAGGATGTGAGCCTGAATGTGAATGCGACCGTTCATCACCCGCATCGATCGTCATGGAGTTCCGTCCCACCCAGCAGCACATCCACACAGGTCCTCAGTCTTGTCATACGTGGTCACAAACAGGTGGATGGTGCCAGGGACGTGAGTAACCAGTGAGCATCCATACATGATGAGGAAACACAAGCTGGTGTTTAAAGATTGCCAAAGGCCTTGTCCAACCTTTTCCTCTGCAATGAGTTATGAGGAACATGGTTGTAAACTCAGCTTCTCGTCATGGTATTTCAAGTATTAGGAtgcatactacacacacagacattgggcacatacacacaaactctctctctctctctctctctctctctctctgtctctctctctctctctccctctctctctctctctctctctgtctctctctctctctctctctctcaatgtgggGAACATAACCAGTCCAGCATCCAACCATTAAAACTCCTAGGCCTACATCTTTTATTTTCAGTTTAAATTATTCTCCACTGACTTCAACACTTCAGCCAATGAGGTTCATTAACAGGACAGCCCGGCCAGATCACTGTGTTCACTTCTCCATGTCATGCTGACATCTACACAGGCTAGGGTCCATTTAAGGAGAATGGTAGTGTAGTCTAGTTCTGTTTCTGTGAATGAGAGACCAGACTCCCACACTGAAGAGATGAGTCACAGCATGCTTCAACCCCTTCTCCTGCAGTATGTCAGTGGGCACGGGCACACCACACTGCAGGCTGCTGTTAGGTAATAGAAACAGTTTATATTTAGTGTGCTTCACATGCtcctgcatggacacacacacacacacgtgactcaCAAACAAATGCACAAACGACTTCCAACCCACAAGGTGAAGATCAACAAACGAGCAAAGATACAATAACCATCCCATCATATGCTCCACATGCAACCCCCTGCTCCGTCCTAACACTCTTGAAATAAACGGAGCCTTAATGGTATACATAGTGGAGTTGCATCGGTCTTTATAAGGCCAGAGGGATCAGGACCTGGATACTGAGAGCGTAGAGATTAATGTTCTGTCGGAGGAACTAAATCGCTTGTATATCCCTGGCTGGTTCCAGGTCCCTCCTCAATttgaagggagaaggagataaGCCCTAATGGTACAGTCTCCAGGGCAGGCTAATTTATCCAGTGGATGGCAGCCAAAGAGTCTCTCAAATTTCTCCCATgacttatatatatatgtgtgtgtgtgtgtgtgtgtctgtttctcattGCAAGATACAGGGAAGCATCCACCTATGAGTCTATGATGTATATTGTTATGCATGGATTAACCAAGACATCTTTGTTTCACCTTATCTAGCACTGCCAGAAATCTGTATTAACGATTTTCAGCAAAACAGAATTTTTTCAGGTTCTTTATTTTTAGGTTAGCTATTGTGAACCAAACTATCACAACAATTCGATCAGATTTCTTTCAATCGGGTCTAAAATGTATGATCTCAATCTTTTCACTGATAAAGCTGAATTAGAGCTAGTTTTAGCTCAATGAACAGAGGTTTCTGGGTCAATGAAAAAATCAAAGAGTAGTTACAGTTATGATGTAATGATAAAGCAAATGTTGAAGTGTACAATAATGCTATTGTCTGTTAAGTGTCCTGCTGTCTAATCAATGTGTTGATGTGTAAATGTAGCTTGTCCATGTTTAGTTTGAATTATATCTAAAGAAATCCATGCATGGTTGCTGTGTCCTGTTGTCTGCACAACAAATAACAAATCGATTATCCTAAAAAGTATTCGTCAATAAGAAAGATTTAAGATTATAAATCGAGTATGTGAGAAGCACATCATTTCACACCACTGACACTGCCTGTCAAGCCTTTGTTGCCAGGTTCCTAATAAAACAGAAGAATATCGGCCTGTGTCATACTCCCACTGTCACAACTGGATGCTGATCCCATGGGTCTATTTAAACGTACCAACAAAAGGAACACCTCCAACTGTAGTACAGCTGCAGCCACTGAAAACTCATAGTAACgaccccttcatttgaatcaggtgtgttggagcagggaagctTCTAgggcagtgggccctgaggactaGTGTTGAAGACCACTGATCAAACCAATAAAACTAATCTTCCAATTGCAGATACTGTTAATGATTCATTGGAAACTGAGCCAACAGGCATTCTTTGGACCCTCAATGACCCTCTTGGAAGATGCAATAGAGTGGTGGAGCTCAATGGCATATGGGCCGCCCACAGCACAGGCATCGCTTACATTCCGCTCTGTGCCATAAAACCCTGCACACCAAAATCTAGCTATGTGCGTGGAGCCAAACTGACTTTTTAAAGTTATGGTTCTCTATGAACTGTGGTCTGACTGCTGTGAAGAAGTACTTAGATTGGGGACTTAACTTTTTGTTGGTTTTGCTTCTAACGGAAAAGAAGGTCGCTTTTGTCACTATCTAGAGAATGTCTGTCCACAACACTCTTtatccctgcaccccccccccccccttcccccaattGCATCTAACGATTGATAACTACTctacatccatacacacaaatgcactcCACTTACTCTGCATTCCAAATATCTTTGCACAAGGAAATAGTACTGCTCTGCTGCTGAGTTGACATTTGAGTTTATTGCAAAGACAAAGATTTCCACTCAAACTCAAAAAACTTTTAGTTTTTTAGTCATCAACCAAATGCATGTGAGTCAACATTTGTGTCTGATCAGTTTATGAAGAGCTACAGCCCGGACTGATGGCAAGGGCACTGTGTCTTTGCATGGCAGCTGTCAATCTAGCCTTAGTCATTGTGTCCTCTGGCCTCTGCTGGGCCTTAATGAGCAGGCGACGCCCCCCCTGGTGACACTGCAGCTGCTGTCACggttcatgctctctctctctctctctctctctctctctctctctctctctctctctctctctctctctctctctctctctttctctctctctttctgtgtttctctcacacatgctcacattttctctctttctttttcggtctctcttcctccttccccccctcgcttttttatttcttcccccctctttccctttccctctttctctatttttatcttcttccatctctttctttctctctctctctctctctctctctctctctctctctcttccttgcttTCTTTTAAACTAGGGTGTGCATTGCGATTGAGGATTTCCTTTTACTCTCAGAATGCCTTCAGCAGTTCACCACTTGTGGATGTGTAGGAACTATCTAAAGAAACATCAATTCATACTAAGAAACATCAAATATACAATTTATTTTAAATGAATGTTTTGCAATTGAACCACTCTCTCACTTTTGTAGATATATTTTGCATACCGATGCAGTGAGGAACTATTGCACCACATAAACTCTGTCCGTTATATCATCAATAagaaccccccaccctcactgtgagatgggggtggagctggATTGGAGTTGGCCTCCTGTAGTCTCTATGGAAACCTGTTGGCAAACAGCAGTGTCTGGAAGCCTTTAATAGATTCTCACGGCTACAAGAACAGAACAGCACCTGGGTgacgggcaggcaggcaaagcTAAACCACAATCTAAACCTCACAGGACAAATGTTTCCCCGACACCTGTCTTGACAAAGATTTCATTCTGGCGCTTTGATTTGTGTTTGCTGAGTGTTTGCCATGTGTTTTTTTGGTTTCCCCTGCTGGGAATGTGTTGAGTGTGATTTCAAAGGTGTTGGTATTTTTTAGATAGTGTAACAACTGGTAGGGGGCCATCGTAGTGTAGCAAGGGGACCGGGGAACAGTCTAAGATAAGGGTCCTTTGAGTACACTTAGGTATCAGAAAGCTCTCTGTAATGAGAAGGCTGCAAACCCCTGGGTACTGCAATCAGCACGTTGAGCAGAAACTACAAAGAGACCATAAAAGGGCTGAGGGATTTGGTTTAAGATTTAATGTTTACAGAATAGTTATAAGCTTGAGGGAAAGACTTTGGATGGACAGTTACTATGAAAGAAAGGGAAGATGAATGTGATTAGTTAGTTAGTGGAAGGAAACTTCAGCGCTACTATTTCATATAAATACATTCAGCGGCACAGTGAATATTTCTTACAGTAGACTGGTGACTTAGTGCCATCTAGTGATTGACCAAGCCAATATAAAAAAGCACTTATTGAACACTCCTAATGAATATAGTAATTCTGTATATTTATACTTGATGTTGTAATCCACAGCTAAGTGCATTTTAATGGGGTAGCCACATACTAAACAGGTACAGTACATTACTGGTTCTTTTCTCCCATTTGGTGGAAGGTGCCTTCTAATGCCAGACCATAAAAACCATGTAACTGCCAGCTGTCTCCCTGGGGGGCAGCACTCAAGAAGCTGGGATTCGTTCATCCATCTATAGTTAGCTCTTTCTCATCCCAGTGCTGCAGAACAGTATTGCCAAGCAACAGCAATAGGGATACACTGCATATGTTTGACCCAATACATCAACAAGAAACATAGGAAAACATATGACTATATGTGCGGTGTAGGGGGTGTTTATTTTTCGATTAGCTGATTTTTACTGTGAGCAACCCTACTGAATATAAAGTTTTAAGATGTAATCAACATCAAAATTGTATTTGTGGAATAACAACATTGCAACAAGCTTTCACAGATTTTAATATCATATAATCAGGCACACAGCTACCAAATGACCTTTTCCATAAATACCAGGACAGAATTAGTGTTCATTATGTGAAGTAAAAACTATTGATTGATTACACAACTACAAGCAACACCTTGTGCAAAAACTTGTTGAAGACATTACTGGCAGTTCACTCACAGATATGTAGTAGCTAActtaaataccccccccccccaccaccccctaccccctaacacacacacacacacacacactagcaaatacaaaaacgaacatttattaCATGTTGCAGAAGTTACAGAAGGTAGTGGCACTCTGCATGGTCCAGTGGTTGAGACTGATCCTCAGTGTTTGGCTAGTTTCCCCTTGGCCCCCCTGGTGGTCTTGTTGGCCTTGGAGCCTCTCTGGTGGTCACTGACACGGTTCCGCAGCACGTACACGTCGTACTTCTGCCTCTTGAGCTTCTCAGCCAGCTCGAACTTCTCAGCGTGGAGGTCTCGCAGCCACGCCCACAGGTCTCGGGCTTTCTCCGCCAGCTTCTCCTGGTTCAGGTGGTCGATGTTGAGGGGTTTACGGCGTTCCATCAACGCCTTAGTCTTCTTCTCGCGCTCGGTCAGCTTTTTACCCTTTTTCTGATCCACCTTCTGCAGGTAGCCCCCAAAAGCCTTGTTGGAAAATGTCTTCTTTTTCTTGGCCTCCTCTTCGGCGCGGACTTTGGCTACTTCCTCCTCGCGACGCGCCCTCTCCTCGGCCAGACGGGCCTGCCGCTCCCGGTCCTGTTCAGCACGAACCCGCTGCTGCTCGGAGCGGTCAGAGCGGCGGCGCTCAATGCGGCTACGCAGGGCGaccaactcctcctcctctttctgacGGCTGGAGAAGTGCAGCTCTATCAGGCTCTGAAGGTCGTTGAAGTCCTTCTCCAGCCTCTTGCGGTGAAGGTCATCAAAGTCCAATTTCTCACCCTCGGGGAGTTTGGGGAGAGTGATGTTAGGTATGTACATCTTattgtgttttggtttgttttccccctcctcgtgttccttctcttcctcatcctcctcgacatgctctttttcttcttcttcttcttcttccttctcttcctcttccacctcggctacctccaccttctcctcttcctcttcagccTGCtcagtttcttcttcttcttcttgctcttcctcgttcacctcctcctcttcctcctgctcgtAGTCCTCCATAACCTCCTCTGTGTCTGACATGTTGTTGATACTGCCTGGTGGACAGCCCAGAAGTGGCGAGTGGAGCAGGatttcacacacagaccagctggTGTACGAAACACAGATGAGTGAGATCTCCTGTGTGGCGGCTTGGGCTCTTTTAAGGGTTTCTCATTACCATGTGACCAACTCCTGACCAGAATTCACTGCCTATTGGTCTGGCACGGGGGGAGACTGTTAGACGGATGGAATGGAGTCTATTTTTCCGTTACCAAGTCTTGTCTACTCTCAGCTCCACCCATTTATCCCCCACAAGACCTCCATCCTGAACTTTGACCCTGGAaccccccaacccacccccgATTCCCTCTTATCATTCCTTTCTAAGGACCGGAGGAGAGGCTATTTCAGACACacaacagatgcacacacatgttGCCCCCCATCAAGGGCCACAGTGCATCCTCCTCACACAAAGGTTTATATAGGGATCCGAACCTTGTTCAAACAGTTAATACTTCTCCCTAGTGTTCTTTCCAACAGCATTTAGtcaagaaaaaataaatatgcaTGCAAAATTTACCAACAtattgtggatgtaggccaACTGGAAAATATGATTTAGAAAAAAGCTTTCCTTGCACACAAAATGATACTGCTGCTACACACTGTTTCAATATATTGTTCACAAGCAAATACATTATTCAAAGCTTGGCAACTGGCAAAAGGTACATTACAATATCTAAACTACCCTGAACAGGCTCATAAAAAAAGAGGATTTACCTTCACATGCTAGTACCTTTGTTGAAGAACATCAACAAATGTAATAGCTACTTTTCAATTCAACTTGGCCTTATATAACAATTTCTCTGAAGAAAGAAAAGGTTTTCCTTCAGTGAACTGAAAGGTAGGACAAGTAGGACCTGTAAAATTATTCAAATCGTGTATTTGACCGCTTTCCTTGTGTTCCAAAGGAAAATTATCACCCTGGTAAATGTCAGTTGAAAAGATACCTCCTGACCAGAACAATGACATCCAAGTTGAGCAATTGCTTCGCCCCGTCTCCACTTTGGAATGTAATTAAAACATTCTTGCAATTGGAGAAGGCGGCTTTCAGCACGCTGGATTACAAAGTAATTGCTGCCTCTCGTGTTTACTTCTCAGTCTGAAGGCAACAATAGAATGCTAATGTAAAGTACTCAATTATTCAGCTCTTGAGTTGCAGACACTCAAATGGAAAAATGCTGTTTTAGTGGATGGATAAttgacagacaaacaggtgctgtgtggtgtctgtggctAATGAACTTGGGGAATTCTTGTGAACTTTTCAGTGTGAAACGTTCCTGTTTAGGAAACAGGGGCCTGTCTCAAACACTGGGTCATCTAGGGGGGAAGAGTTCTCCTTTAAAACCAGGCTGTTTACCAATGGGAGGGTGGAAAGAATATGTCAAGATTCTCAAATAGTAAAGGAAACAATGTACAGGAAATTCTCCTGCAAACAGCATTAGACATCCAACAAAATCCCAACCATGTGCCATAATCTTGAATGCTACCATTCTACAGCTTTTTAGTAACGTAACAGGACTCGCATCCACAGATTTCAACACACACCACTGAAGCTCAAGGTTTACAATTATTTCCACAGTAGTTGGTGGTACGGTTACAGTAGGCTGTATTTTGTTGAACCAAGACGTACAGCCCTTCAGCACTCAACACAGCCCTAGCAATGCCTAACATGTGGTTAACAGGTGGTCTAACTTTAATAAAGATTACACAGTTGGGACGAGACAAATGTCCATAAATAGAAGCACAGAAGCTACAAATGACCTGCAGTGTTGAACTCCTCCCATGTAGCCGCACCTCATGTCATATTAGCATAGCTCTTTGCAGGGGCATAGGTTTCATGTCCCACCCTCCCACTTTTTGCAAAAGGCAAATCTGTCCCCTTCTTCACacactttttattaagaaaatgATATATTATACTATATTGTATGTCATATATTATacaatattatattatatttatgAAAAACTGCTGAACccgcccacatttgaaaacaaacctatgcCCCTTACTCATTGATTAAACCAATGATTCTTAAACAAATAATTGttatatattaaatattaaaaCTCCTCTGTGATTGAACTGTAAAGTTACATCGAAATAAATCACACATTCCAAACAAGATCATGTGATGGATTTTTGATAATCTGCTCCAATTGAGACAACCCAACCTGTGTTTGCGTCAGTTTATTGTTAATTAATTGTTCTCTAAAAAGACAGGCGATAGTGCCCTCATCTGGTCAAAATACATGATAGCAACAAATTTACTGTACATTAAATGCTGATTGGGAAAGTATACTCTCTGCTATAACAATGCAACCAAGTAGGATTTTAAAATGTCTCATCTCACTCTTCTCTTATACCTATTTCCGCCGTATTGTACGTCATAAAATCAATTTATTTAGATGTTATATCAGTTTGCCAAGTCACAGCAACTCGTGAACAGCCAGGTCACCACAGTGTCCATGTGATGTCACACAGCATCATCGGTGCACGTGTAGGACGGCATGGGGTACGTTCGATTTGTTTAAAATATTTCTCCGCATGGGCGGTGTTTGCTTGCTAGGCTTACTCTATTGGTTTAAAGAAATAAACTGCGTATTCGTGGCTACCCTGTAACTTAAATGAAAATGCTGTTACGAAAGCGTGTGGCATGCACTTTGTTTCTGTCTTCGGGTAATGTAACAGCACacaaatgtagcctacagcCTTCCATAGAAAACAGCTTGACAGATCATTTGTTTAAAACCAGGTAAACTATTCAGTTTAGTTGTGAATTATGCAAAATATAAGTAGGACGTAATGTTTTGATTGTAGCCTCGGACGTCTGCTTAGGTTTTTCCTTTTGAGATGGGTAATACATAGCTTTTAGTTTTTATTCGCTTTAGTAGTTTAATGTCTTATGACGATAAAGTGATATgcatcaacaacaacatgcaTGTGTCTGTAGCCTGAGAAACATCGTTATATGTTCGTTATATGTTCGTTTAATGTTACATTGGTGCATAGTGACACGGTGTTCCCAAATCCATGCCCATGACTTGCTCACCCTGGCACAATAGGCCACCTCAAACATGTGATACATGATTTGGTTATATGTTTATTTTGCTATCTCTTTCGCACTCATATGTTTAGAATTCTTTTAAGACAACAGCTGCACTTACAGAAATACATCTGTAGCGTGAATGTACTGTCTCTCAAAGGTCACTTTATTCTGTGAACCCAGCAGCGCAACAATGCTCCGTGCCACAACTGCCTCCATATGTGTGTACTGCCAGAGGATGAGGGTCTTCACCTCTCCTAGCGGGGCTCCATCTTCAACCCTGACCAGCAAGCGCCCTGAGAACCAACAGACAGTGGACTCACTCTACGACCTGTCAGTGGACATCCGCAAGGTGCGCAAGTTCAAGGGCTGGGTCCTGTCAGAGAACCCGGCGTACGTATGTGAGACAGCAGACTTGCTGAGAGACATGGGGGCCGACACTGCCGCTATTGCCAGGGTCCTGGAGACCCACCCCGA of the Osmerus mordax isolate fOsmMor3 chromosome 17, fOsmMor3.pri, whole genome shotgun sequence genome contains:
- the tnnt2c gene encoding troponin T2c, cardiac isoform X7 yields the protein MSDTEEVMEDYEQEEEEEVNEEEQEEEEETEQAEEEEEKEDEEEKEHEEGENKPKHNKMYIPNITLPKLPEGEKLDFDDLHRKRLEKDFNDLQSLIELHFSSRQKEEEELVALRSRIERRRSDRSEQQRVRAEQDRERQARLAEERARREEEVAKVRAEEEAKKKKTFSNKAFGGYLQKVDQKKGKKLTEREKKTKALMERRKPLNIDHLNQEKLAEKARDLWAWLRDLHAEKFELAEKLKRQKYDVYVLRNRVSDHQRGSKANKTTRGAKGKLAKH
- the tnnt2c gene encoding troponin T2c, cardiac isoform X18, producing the protein MSDTEEVMEDYEQEEEEEHVEEDEEEKEHEEGENKPKHNKMYIPNITLPKLPEGEKLDFDDLHRKRLEKDFNDLQSLIELHFSSRQKEEEELVALRSRIERRRSDRSEQQRVRAEQDRERQARLAEERARREEEVAKVRAEEEAKKKKTFSNKAFGGYLQKVDQKKGKKLTEREKKTKALMERRKPLNIDHLNQEKLAEKARDLWAWLRDLHAEKFELAEKLKRQKYDVYVLRNRVSDHQRGSKANKTTRGAKGKLAKH
- the tnnt2c gene encoding troponin T2c, cardiac isoform X1; this encodes MSDTEEVMEDYEQEEEEEVNEEEQEEEEETEQAEEEEEKVEVAEVEEEEKEEEEEEEKEHVEEDEEEKEHEEGENKPKHNKMYIPNITLPKLPEGEKLDFDDLHRKRLEKDFNDLQSLIELHFSSRQKEEEELVALRSRIERRRSDRSEQQRVRAEQDRERQARLAEERARREEEVAKVRAEEEAKKKKTFSNKAFGGYLQKVDQKKGKKLTEREKKTKALMERRKPLNIDHLNQEKLAEKARDLWAWLRDLHAEKFELAEKLKRQKYDVYVLRNRVSDHQRGSKANKTTRGAKGKLAKH
- the tnnt2c gene encoding troponin T2c, cardiac isoform X5, whose translation is MSDTEEVMEDYEQEEEEEEKVEVAEVEEEEKEEEEEEEKEHVEEDEEEKEHEEGENKPKHNKMYIPNITLPKLPEGEKLDFDDLHRKRLEKDFNDLQSLIELHFSSRQKEEEELVALRSRIERRRSDRSEQQRVRAEQDRERQARLAEERARREEEVAKVRAEEEAKKKKTFSNKAFGGYLQKVDQKKGKKLTEREKKTKALMERRKPLNIDHLNQEKLAEKARDLWAWLRDLHAEKFELAEKLKRQKYDVYVLRNRVSDHQRGSKANKTTRGAKGKLAKH
- the tnnt2c gene encoding troponin T2c, cardiac isoform X12, with the translated sequence MSDTEEVMEDYEQEEEEEEEKEEEEEEEKEHVEEDEEEKEHEEGENKPKHNKMYIPNITLPKLPEGEKLDFDDLHRKRLEKDFNDLQSLIELHFSSRQKEEEELVALRSRIERRRSDRSEQQRVRAEQDRERQARLAEERARREEEVAKVRAEEEAKKKKTFSNKAFGGYLQKVDQKKGKKLTEREKKTKALMERRKPLNIDHLNQEKLAEKARDLWAWLRDLHAEKFELAEKLKRQKYDVYVLRNRVSDHQRGSKANKTTRGAKGKLAKH
- the tnnt2c gene encoding troponin T2c, cardiac isoform X8, which produces MSDTEEVMEDYEQEEEEEVNEEEQEEEEETEQAEEEEEKDEEEKEHEEGENKPKHNKMYIPNITLPKLPEGEKLDFDDLHRKRLEKDFNDLQSLIELHFSSRQKEEEELVALRSRIERRRSDRSEQQRVRAEQDRERQARLAEERARREEEVAKVRAEEEAKKKKTFSNKAFGGYLQKVDQKKGKKLTEREKKTKALMERRKPLNIDHLNQEKLAEKARDLWAWLRDLHAEKFELAEKLKRQKYDVYVLRNRVSDHQRGSKANKTTRGAKGKLAKH
- the tnnt2c gene encoding troponin T2c, cardiac isoform X14 — its product is MSDTEEVMEDYEQEEEEEEEEEEEEKEHVEEDEEEKEHEEGENKPKHNKMYIPNITLPKLPEGEKLDFDDLHRKRLEKDFNDLQSLIELHFSSRQKEEEELVALRSRIERRRSDRSEQQRVRAEQDRERQARLAEERARREEEVAKVRAEEEAKKKKTFSNKAFGGYLQKVDQKKGKKLTEREKKTKALMERRKPLNIDHLNQEKLAEKARDLWAWLRDLHAEKFELAEKLKRQKYDVYVLRNRVSDHQRGSKANKTTRGAKGKLAKH
- the tnnt2c gene encoding troponin T2c, cardiac isoform X2, with amino-acid sequence MSDTEEVMEDYEQEEEEEVNEEEQEEEEETEQAEEEEEKEEEEEEEKEHVEEDEEEKEHEEGENKPKHNKMYIPNITLPKLPEGEKLDFDDLHRKRLEKDFNDLQSLIELHFSSRQKEEEELVALRSRIERRRSDRSEQQRVRAEQDRERQARLAEERARREEEVAKVRAEEEAKKKKTFSNKAFGGYLQKVDQKKGKKLTEREKKTKALMERRKPLNIDHLNQEKLAEKARDLWAWLRDLHAEKFELAEKLKRQKYDVYVLRNRVSDHQRGSKANKTTRGAKGKLAKH
- the tnnt2c gene encoding troponin T2c, cardiac isoform X6; the protein is MSDTEEVMEDYEQEEEEEVNEEEQEEEEETEQAEEEEEKHVEEDEEEKEHEEGENKPKHNKMYIPNITLPKLPEGEKLDFDDLHRKRLEKDFNDLQSLIELHFSSRQKEEEELVALRSRIERRRSDRSEQQRVRAEQDRERQARLAEERARREEEVAKVRAEEEAKKKKTFSNKAFGGYLQKVDQKKGKKLTEREKKTKALMERRKPLNIDHLNQEKLAEKARDLWAWLRDLHAEKFELAEKLKRQKYDVYVLRNRVSDHQRGSKANKTTRGAKGKLAKH
- the tnnt2c gene encoding troponin T2c, cardiac isoform X9, with protein sequence MSDTEEVMEDYEQEEEEEVNEEEQEEEEETEQAEEEEEKEEKEHEEGENKPKHNKMYIPNITLPKLPEGEKLDFDDLHRKRLEKDFNDLQSLIELHFSSRQKEEEELVALRSRIERRRSDRSEQQRVRAEQDRERQARLAEERARREEEVAKVRAEEEAKKKKTFSNKAFGGYLQKVDQKKGKKLTEREKKTKALMERRKPLNIDHLNQEKLAEKARDLWAWLRDLHAEKFELAEKLKRQKYDVYVLRNRVSDHQRGSKANKTTRGAKGKLAKH